The stretch of DNA CTTATCCGCCAATTGATGGAAGGCTCCATGTTAATGCAGATAAAGGTTGGAGCATTAAGGATCCAATACAAGAAGATAAGAATATTCATAGAGGTGACACGTATGATTTGGTTTGGGTTGCAATGCATGAAATAGGGCACATTCTTGGACTTGACCACAGTAACGATGAAGATGCTATCATGTATCCGTTTATTGCTCCTCTTAAAAACAAGAGAGCgtttgttgttgatgatgttACTGGAATTCAGGAATTGTACTCATTGGGAGTTCAACGGGATTTTCATTATCCAAGTGCTATGGGATTTAGATTGCAAAGTTATCATCTCTTGATTGTTGCTATTTTTTGCTTATgggttatgtatatatttttgtctGTGATGCTTTCGGTGTTCTTAGATTAATTCTAATTAGTATGCTAGTTAATTGGGTTTAGTGTAGAGACTAAGTTTTAACTTGGCTTTGTAGGAAGATGAATGTCTTGTAGAATTAAGTAGAGAATTGATATCTTGTAAATTGTTCTGACTTATTATGTTCAATTCAGCGTAATTCTATTTTGATAGCATGCAAGATCAGATTATTCTAACTTGATATACATTCAACATTTTGATATCTTTtagaatacaataaaaatagaGCTCATAAAGAACAAAAACTCAGATCAATTTTTCATTGTGGTTTACGTTCGGTACATTCCACACAAACGACTAATTCAAATTTACAACAGAGGTGCGCATAATAAATATtccaccatcaccaccaccaccaccaaattCCCCCCATCAAACAGAGTTATATCATTTAAAGAGCACCTTCCTCGCTTCCCTGATAACCACGAACAATAACCAAAccaaatttaataatcaaactacaacaaaataatcaaacatatgataataattaaatattgatgcACATGTTGCTTAGTAACACATAATTAAATCCTGTAAGAAGGAAAGAGATATATATACCTTGTTTGTTGAGTTAGACATCCTTGGCGATAAGTTCGCCGTTCAAGAGTTCTCTGTAAGCAGCAATGGGCCAACTGAATCCCCGGAAAACCAAGCGAGTGGCGAGTGGCACGTCGATGATGATCTCCTTCTGAGTCGGCTTCTTATCGTCCCTAATCGCAATCAGGTAGCTTCTTCCAACCCACCCGATCCACCCGGCGATGTACAAGAACAGGATCCCCGGAGTTATGAACTCTCCCCAGTGCCTCTGATCTCCGCTCACTATCAGATGCGGAAGCCCGTCCGAACCGCACAGCAGCCCCTGCTTCCCGTAGTTCTCGAACCGTCTCTTCGTCTTCTCGATCGTCGCCTTTATCGCCAGCGCCGGAGCGCTGTCCGGCGCGTAGTTCTTCAGCGATGATTCGAGCTTCTTGATCGACTGCTTCTGCCGCTTCGCGAATTGCTTCGACTCCTTGCAGGGAGTGAGGCCGGAGATGTCGGCGGCGGCGGGGAGGGGAGCGGAGAGGAGGATCGACGAGAGTGCTAAGGCGGCGGAGAAGGCCTTCAGCTTGGAGTCGGCGGTGTCGGTGCTGTTGTTAGCGGCGGAGGAGGGTGTTGGCGTGGCGGCGCTGCATATTATGGTGGTGGATTTAGGTTTTGTGAGGAAGGGTTTGAGGGAGGGCTTGGAGAGGTAATTAGTTGGGATTGTGAGAGACATGGTTGTTGTGGTTGTTGGGAGTGTGGAGTGTGTGAAGAAGGAGTGTGGTGAGGGAAGGTTTTTAGATTTGGAAATGGAAGATTGGTGGTGGGTGGTGCTGGATACTGGATAGTGGATAAGGTGAAGATGCTCACGTGGAGTGTTCTTATTGGTTTCTTTGGCTTCTTTCAGTTTCTGTTATCTCGCTCTTTGTGGGGATGGATAAGAAAAGAAATTTGAGTTTACATCCCCTTGATGCACCCGGTGAACCTGTCTCTCAAATAATTTCAATATATctataatctaaattaaaataaacagccATTTGTGAATAAAATTGCTTACTTCCTTATCAAAAACCATGTTGGATTAATAAGTTCAATCTTCTTGTCCTTTTTTACTTGGAGAAATATATGGTAAAGATGTTGTTTTAAAGATGTGCCTACATGGCAAAATCTAAACCCCACATTCTAAAACCACACTTTTAACTTAAAACCATaactcttcacaaagaaaagcgtcacctaatgaaaaaaaagtaaattagaagatttaagagaagaaataattaaattatcaaaactaatagatcaaaaattaatgattttaaccaatgttaattgtaatgacactgaattcttaaaatcaatacaaaatgatttttctcaaaatctttattttactataagttttattgaaggacttcaaaaacctgaaaaaacttactTTTCACatggaatttctaaaaaatgctACCATGAaaatgattccccacatcttcatcatacttttaacccacaattaaattctatagtagatatgcttgaagaaatattactatctataaaatttcaaaaaaataaagaaaaagagaatcccaaa from Arachis duranensis cultivar V14167 chromosome 4, aradu.V14167.gnm2.J7QH, whole genome shotgun sequence encodes:
- the LOC127746559 gene encoding metalloendoproteinase 1-MMP-like, with the translated sequence MSGVSVVPQETVREAFKLAFSKWSQVSPFTFKETRGYSDIAIGFYSGEHGDGVTFNNTIVAHAYPPIDGRLHVNADKGWSIKDPIQEDKNIHRGDTYDLVWVAMHEIGHILGLDHSNDEDAIMYPFIAPLKNKRAFVVDDVTGIQELYSLGVQRDFHYPSAMGFRLQSYHLLIVAIFCLWVMYIFLSVMLSVFLD
- the LOC107483127 gene encoding photosystem I reaction center subunit III, chloroplastic, whose protein sequence is MSLTIPTNYLSKPSLKPFLTKPKSTTIICSAATPTPSSAANNSTDTADSKLKAFSAALALSSILLSAPLPAAADISGLTPCKESKQFAKRQKQSIKKLESSLKNYAPDSAPALAIKATIEKTKRRFENYGKQGLLCGSDGLPHLIVSGDQRHWGEFITPGILFLYIAGWIGWVGRSYLIAIRDDKKPTQKEIIIDVPLATRLVFRGFSWPIAAYRELLNGELIAKDV